The genomic stretch TAGCTAACGTAAATAAATTGATGAGATGCTCAGCGTATGGGGAATATAGATGAGCGCCAACAATTGTTTGTTTGTGCTTATCGAGGACAATTTTGCTGTATCCTTCTTCCAGTCTTGTTGTTTTATTTGTAAAGAACGAACTAAGATCCTGTTCTAGGATTGTATAGGCTTCTGCGTTTTTTGCAGCCTCCTCTGCACCGATACCAACAGAAGCAATGCTTGGAAGTGTATAACAGACAGAAGGCTGGACATGCTTGAAGTCGTCCTGCTGTTTCTCTTCCAGCATATGTTGGATTACACGGCTGCCTGCATCGCCTGCAAGCGGGGTGAGCGGCAGTTTCCCGTCGTCAGCGCAATCACCTGCAGCGTAAATGTGGGGCGCTGAGATACTTTGTTGATTTTTATTTACTTTTATACCATTTTTGCTGTAAGCAATAGATGTTTGATCTAGACTCAAGTTTTGGACATTTGGTGTTCTGCCGGCACCATGAATTACAATATCCGCTGTCAATTGTTCAGAGCTACCATCGTTATTTACACGTACATGATACATGTTTCCTTGCTTTTCAACAGACTCCAGTTCCGTATTTGTGCGGATATCAATGCCCAACTTTTGGCTGTAATCAACTAAATGACTGACTACATCAGCATCAAAGCCTTCCAGAGGTCTTTTCCCGCGGTGAACAATGGTAACATTGCTGCCAAACCTTGCAGCGATATGGGCGAATTCAAAACTGATGTATCCGCCGCCGACCAAAATAATCTCTTTCGGCAGTTCATCTAATTCAAAAAAGGCATCACTTGCTGTCAAATGTTCAAAGCCATCCACTGGGAGTTTTGATGGAGAGGCACCAGCAGCAATTAAGATATAAGCGGCTTGCAGTTTTTTACCGTTAATTTCTAACGTGTGATCGTCAGTGAACTTCGCATGTCCATGATACACATGGATACCAGCTTGCTCGAACTCTTCTATAGTTGCTTTTGGGATTGACTGTGTAAACGTATCTTTATAATCGCGCAGCTGTTTCCAATTCAACTGAGAATTTCCGGTGATTCCGAAACCATCCATCCGGTTGAACGCATCTTGAATTTTTACAGTTTCAACTAATACTTTCTTTGGATCACAACCCCATTGCGGGCATGTGCCTCCGAATGGCTTATCATCAATTACAGCCACAGACCAGCCTTTTTCTCTCGCGGCTGAAGCAGTGCTGTGACCACTCACGCCTGAACCAATCACAATCAAATCTAATTTTTGCAT from Terribacillus sp. DMT04 encodes the following:
- a CDS encoding NAD(P)/FAD-dependent oxidoreductase → MQKLDLIVIGSGVSGHSTASAAREKGWSVAVIDDKPFGGTCPQWGCDPKKVLVETVKIQDAFNRMDGFGITGNSQLNWKQLRDYKDTFTQSIPKATIEEFEQAGIHVYHGHAKFTDDHTLEINGKKLQAAYILIAAGASPSKLPVDGFEHLTASDAFFELDELPKEIILVGGGYISFEFAHIAARFGSNVTIVHRGKRPLEGFDADVVSHLVDYSQKLGIDIRTNTELESVEKQGNMYHVRVNNDGSSEQLTADIVIHGAGRTPNVQNLSLDQTSIAYSKNGIKVNKNQQSISAPHIYAAGDCADDGKLPLTPLAGDAGSRVIQHMLEEKQQDDFKHVQPSVCYTLPSIASVGIGAEEAAKNAEAYTILEQDLSSFFTNKTTRLEEGYSKIVLDKHKQTIVGAHLYSPYAEHLINLFTLAIELNADIQVLKSLLWAYPTAESDIPSML